A genomic region of Azoarcus sp. KH32C contains the following coding sequences:
- a CDS encoding ABC transporter permease has protein sequence MSNRGLVFNLIKREIIGRYRGSVMGLLWSFFNPVLMLTVYTFVFSVVFRARWVGGSGSKTEFALVLFAGLMVFNLFAECINRAPDLVVGNVNYVKKVIFPLELLPVVGFGAAAFHFLINLLVWILFFCVFFGVPSPTILWLPLVLIPLVLTTLGFSWLLASLGVFIRDITQIIGVITSVLMFVSPIFYPVEALPDQYRLFMNLNPLTFVVEQVRDVMIFGRPLNGFSWLTQLLLSALVAWLGFAWFQKTRKGFADVL, from the coding sequence GTGAGCAATCGCGGTTTGGTCTTTAACTTGATCAAACGCGAAATCATCGGTCGTTATCGTGGCTCTGTAATGGGGCTGCTTTGGTCTTTCTTCAATCCGGTGCTCATGCTCACTGTATACACGTTTGTGTTCAGCGTGGTGTTCAGGGCACGCTGGGTGGGTGGCTCGGGCTCGAAGACGGAGTTTGCGTTGGTGCTTTTTGCGGGGCTCATGGTCTTTAATCTGTTCGCGGAATGTATTAACAGGGCACCTGACCTCGTAGTCGGGAATGTGAATTACGTTAAAAAAGTAATCTTCCCGCTAGAATTGCTGCCCGTCGTTGGGTTTGGGGCTGCTGCCTTTCACTTTCTGATCAACCTGCTGGTCTGGATACTTTTCTTCTGCGTGTTCTTTGGCGTCCCGTCGCCAACGATTCTTTGGCTACCCCTTGTGCTGATTCCTTTGGTGCTGACGACCCTGGGTTTTTCCTGGTTGTTGGCTTCGCTTGGGGTGTTCATTCGCGATATCACGCAGATAATAGGCGTAATTACCTCAGTCTTGATGTTTGTTTCGCCAATTTTCTATCCTGTCGAGGCCCTGCCTGATCAATATCGCCTGTTTATGAATCTCAATCCCCTGACATTTGTGGTGGAACAGGTGCGCGATGTCATGATCTTTGGCCGTCCGCTGAATGGCTTCTCGTGGCTCACCCAATTGTTATTGTCCGCGCTGGTCGCATGGCTAGGGTTCGCATGGTTTCAGAAGACAAGAAAGGGATTTGCCGATGTCCTCTGA
- the galE gene encoding UDP-glucose 4-epimerase GalE: protein MSILVTGGAGYIGSHTCVDLLAAGHTVVVFDNFSNSHPEALRRVEQITGRKLAVVQGDIRDQGAIEAVFRRYGCKAVIHFAGLKAVGESVEKPLTYYDNNVIGTHRLVSAMQNCGVHTLVFSSSATVYGEPQRLPLTEDHPLSATNPYGRSKLIIEDMLRDVFRANPHWSIAILRYFNPVGAHESGLIGEDPQGTPNNLMPFVAQVAVGRREFLNVWGSDYPTPDGTGVRDYIHVVDLAAGHLRALERFDMPQCVAVNLGTGVGYSVLDVVKAFESASGQRVPYQLSPRRNGDAAACYADPSLAESLLGWKAQRDLAAMCRDHWRWQENNPKGYA, encoded by the coding sequence ATGAGTATTCTCGTCACGGGCGGTGCTGGTTACATCGGTTCGCACACATGCGTCGATCTGCTCGCCGCCGGCCATACGGTCGTGGTGTTCGACAACTTTAGCAACAGCCATCCCGAAGCTTTGCGCCGAGTTGAGCAGATCACCGGGCGAAAACTTGCGGTGGTTCAAGGCGACATTCGCGATCAGGGCGCCATCGAGGCTGTCTTTAGACGCTACGGTTGCAAGGCGGTCATCCACTTTGCCGGACTCAAGGCGGTCGGAGAATCGGTCGAAAAACCGCTCACTTACTATGACAACAATGTCATTGGTACGCATCGCCTCGTCTCGGCCATGCAAAACTGCGGTGTCCACACGCTTGTATTCAGCTCCTCCGCGACCGTATATGGAGAGCCGCAGCGACTGCCCCTGACCGAAGATCATCCGCTCTCCGCGACCAATCCCTATGGCCGCAGCAAGCTCATCATCGAAGATATGCTGCGCGATGTTTTTCGGGCGAATCCCCATTGGAGCATCGCGATCCTGCGATATTTCAACCCGGTTGGAGCCCACGAAAGTGGATTGATTGGCGAAGACCCTCAGGGCACTCCCAACAACCTAATGCCTTTCGTCGCTCAAGTCGCGGTGGGCCGGCGCGAGTTCTTGAATGTTTGGGGGAGCGATTACCCGACCCCCGACGGTACTGGCGTGCGCGACTATATCCATGTGGTGGACCTGGCAGCAGGACACCTCAGAGCGCTGGAGCGGTTTGATATGCCGCAATGTGTTGCGGTGAACCTCGGTACGGGCGTCGGCTACAGCGTTTTGGATGTCGTCAAAGCGTTCGAAAGCGCGAGCGGCCAACGGGTGCCGTATCAACTATCACCCAGGCGAAACGGTGACGCAGCGGCCTGCTATGCGGATCCATCTTTGGCGGAGAGTCTTCTGGGGTGGAAAGCGCAGCGTGACCTCGCGGCAATGTGCAGGGATCACTGGCGTTGGCAAGAGAACAATCCAAAGGGATATGCATGA
- a CDS encoding NAD-dependent epimerase, with translation MKILVTGAAGFIGMHASQVLLARGDEVVGIDNLNDYYDPQLKLDRLARLTPNPGFRFVKLDVADRAGMERLFAEEKFDRVIHLAAQAGVRYSLQNPHAYIESNLVGFTNILEGCRHNKVQHLVYASSSSVYGGNTKMPFSEHDSVDHPVSLYAATKKANELMAHTYSHLYGLPTTGLRFFTVYGPWGRPDMALFLFTKAILEGRPIDVFNHGKMKRDFTYIDDIVEGVIRTLDRVAEADPAFDPLNPDPGRGAAPYRVFNIGNNNPVELMAFIEAIEDAVGQKAEKNFLPLQDGDVPATYADTDELNAWTGFAPATSVRDGVGRFVAWYRGYFGV, from the coding sequence ATGAAAATTCTCGTTACCGGCGCAGCCGGCTTTATCGGCATGCATGCCTCCCAGGTACTGCTGGCTCGCGGCGACGAGGTCGTCGGTATCGACAACCTCAACGACTACTACGACCCGCAACTCAAGCTCGACCGCCTCGCGCGCCTGACGCCCAATCCCGGCTTCCGCTTCGTGAAGCTCGACGTCGCCGACCGCGCGGGCATGGAACGGCTTTTCGCCGAAGAGAAGTTCGACCGCGTGATCCACCTCGCTGCCCAGGCAGGGGTGCGCTACTCACTGCAGAACCCTCATGCCTACATCGAGAGCAATCTCGTCGGCTTCACGAACATCCTCGAAGGCTGCCGCCACAACAAGGTCCAGCACCTCGTCTATGCGAGCAGCTCCAGCGTCTACGGCGGCAACACCAAAATGCCGTTCTCCGAGCACGACAGCGTCGACCATCCAGTGAGCCTCTACGCCGCGACGAAGAAGGCCAACGAGCTGATGGCCCACACCTACAGCCACCTTTATGGCCTGCCGACGACCGGCCTGCGCTTCTTCACCGTGTATGGCCCCTGGGGGCGCCCCGACATGGCGCTCTTCCTGTTCACCAAGGCGATCCTCGAAGGCCGTCCGATCGACGTTTTCAACCACGGCAAGATGAAGCGCGACTTCACCTACATCGACGACATCGTCGAAGGCGTCATCCGTACCCTCGACCGTGTCGCCGAAGCCGATCCGGCCTTCGATCCGCTGAATCCCGATCCGGGCCGCGGCGCCGCACCTTATCGTGTCTTCAACATCGGCAACAACAACCCAGTCGAGCTGATGGCCTTCATCGAGGCGATTGAGGATGCTGTGGGACAGAAGGCGGAGAAGAATTTCCTGCCGTTGCAGGACGGCGATGTGCCGGCGACCTATGCCGACACCGACGAGCTCAATGCGTGGACCGGCTTTGCGCCGGCGACGAGCGTGCGGGATGGGGTGGGGCGATTCGTGGCGTGGTATCGGGGCTATTTCGGGGTGTAA
- the waaA gene encoding lipid IV(A) 3-deoxy-D-manno-octulosonic acid transferase yields MPARLAYSLLWLIALPFVAARLLWRARRQPEYLQNLGERFGRYPVAAPAQLIWVHAVSVGETRAAEPLVRAMLDRWPECSVLLTHMTPTGRETSASLFGNERRVLRAYLPYDLKPCVTSFLRHFRPQAGIVMETELWPTLLGACRDRGVPVLLANARLSERSARRYAQWPSLSRLTLGALTAIGAQTEADAARLLDLGAHGVEITGNIKFDMAPPATLIELGSRFRTRTANRPVILAASTRDGEEALILDAFVAATPPEALLVIVPRHPQRFGEVATLVANRGLALQRRSDEAPVSPATRVWLGDSMGEMFAYYAAADVVLMGGSWLPFGGQNLIEACAVGTPVILGPHTYNFSLVAEQAVAAGTALREDDVESGMRAALALLREPARRAAMGRAGLAFSASHRGATARTLTLVAALLECREADA; encoded by the coding sequence ATGCCCGCCCGCCTTGCCTATTCCCTGCTGTGGCTGATCGCCCTGCCCTTCGTCGCAGCGCGGCTGCTGTGGCGCGCGCGCCGTCAGCCCGAGTATCTGCAGAACCTCGGCGAGCGCTTCGGGCGGTATCCGGTCGCGGCTCCGGCGCAACTGATCTGGGTGCACGCTGTGTCGGTCGGCGAGACGCGGGCGGCCGAGCCCTTGGTGCGCGCGATGCTCGATCGCTGGCCGGAGTGTTCGGTCTTGCTGACCCACATGACGCCGACCGGGCGGGAGACGTCGGCATCGCTGTTCGGCAACGAGCGGCGCGTGCTGCGCGCCTACCTGCCCTACGATCTGAAGCCGTGCGTGACGTCTTTCCTGCGCCATTTCCGCCCGCAGGCAGGCATCGTGATGGAAACGGAGTTGTGGCCGACGCTGCTCGGCGCATGCCGCGACCGCGGCGTGCCGGTGCTGCTCGCGAATGCGCGGCTGTCGGAGCGGTCCGCCCGCCGTTACGCGCAATGGCCGTCGCTGAGCCGGCTGACGCTGGGCGCGCTGACTGCGATCGGGGCGCAGACCGAGGCCGATGCCGCGCGCCTGCTTGATCTCGGCGCCCATGGCGTCGAAATCACGGGCAACATCAAGTTCGACATGGCGCCACCGGCGACGCTGATCGAATTGGGCAGCCGCTTCCGCACACGGACGGCCAATCGCCCCGTGATCCTCGCCGCAAGCACCCGCGACGGCGAAGAAGCGTTGATCCTCGACGCGTTCGTCGCCGCGACACCGCCGGAAGCGCTGCTGGTCATCGTGCCGCGGCATCCCCAGCGCTTTGGCGAGGTCGCGACACTCGTCGCGAACCGTGGACTGGCGTTGCAGCGCCGCTCGGACGAGGCGCCTGTATCGCCGGCGACGCGCGTATGGCTCGGAGACTCGATGGGCGAAATGTTCGCCTATTACGCGGCGGCGGACGTGGTGTTGATGGGGGGCAGCTGGCTGCCCTTCGGTGGGCAGAACCTGATCGAGGCTTGCGCGGTCGGCACGCCGGTGATTCTCGGCCCCCATACCTACAATTTTTCCCTCGTCGCCGAGCAGGCGGTCGCGGCAGGAACTGCGTTGCGCGAAGACGATGTCGAAAGCGGCATGCGGGCGGCGCTGGCGCTGCTCCGCGAACCGGCGCGACGTGCAGCGATGGGCCGTGCGGGCCTGGCGTTTTCGGCAAGCCACCGGGGCGCCACGGCGCGGACACTGACGCTCGTGGCGGCCCTGCTGGAGTGCCGCGAGGCTGACGCCTGA
- a CDS encoding TolC family outer membrane protein: MKRAAVVCLASLLSSAAWSADLMQVYREALANDARYASARAQYDAGQEKVVQGRAGLLPAVGASAGTTWNDLDIRRPDLGSHQYNSNSYGVQLTQPLFRWQNWVQYKQGELQTALAEAQLGLARQDLILRVSQAYFDVLNAQDSLSAVSELRKAASEQRQLAKASFEVGTVTITDVHEAQSRFDLASAQEIAAQNDLDVRRQALAQIVGKETSPLAGLRPGLTLSRPQPDNIVDWASAAEQGSYTVQAQQLALQIADREVERSRAGHYPTVDLVATQGRNSVGFSTSTGRSQVTEATTVGLQLNVPLFAGGAVSSREREAAALKVKADADLEDARRTAALAARQAYLGVTSGLAQIKALEAAKVSSTSALDANRLGYEVGVRINIDVLNAQSQLADTLRQLARARYDTMLAQLRLKAAAGTLGEEDIQVVNALLSE; encoded by the coding sequence ATGAAACGTGCGGCAGTAGTCTGTCTGGCGAGCCTCTTGTCGAGCGCGGCGTGGTCGGCGGACCTGATGCAGGTGTATCGCGAGGCGCTTGCCAACGATGCTCGTTATGCCTCGGCGCGCGCGCAATACGACGCCGGGCAGGAAAAGGTCGTCCAGGGGCGGGCGGGGCTTCTGCCGGCGGTCGGTGCCAGCGCCGGGACGACATGGAACGACCTGGACATCCGTCGCCCGGACTTGGGTTCCCATCAGTACAACAGCAATAGCTACGGCGTCCAGCTCACGCAGCCGCTCTTCCGCTGGCAGAACTGGGTCCAATACAAGCAGGGCGAACTGCAGACTGCGCTGGCCGAAGCCCAGCTCGGGCTCGCGCGCCAGGACCTCATCCTACGCGTCTCGCAGGCCTATTTCGATGTCCTCAACGCCCAGGATTCCCTGAGCGCGGTCTCGGAACTGCGCAAGGCTGCCTCCGAACAACGGCAGCTCGCGAAGGCGAGCTTCGAGGTCGGCACGGTCACGATCACCGACGTGCATGAAGCCCAGTCGCGCTTCGACCTCGCGTCGGCGCAGGAAATCGCCGCGCAGAACGACCTCGACGTGCGCCGTCAGGCCCTCGCCCAGATCGTCGGCAAGGAAACCTCGCCTCTCGCCGGCCTGCGCCCCGGCCTGACATTGTCCCGGCCCCAGCCCGACAACATCGTGGACTGGGCCTCGGCTGCGGAGCAGGGCAGTTATACCGTGCAGGCCCAGCAACTGGCGTTACAGATCGCCGATCGCGAGGTCGAACGTTCGCGCGCCGGCCATTACCCGACGGTCGATCTGGTCGCGACCCAAGGCCGCAACAGCGTCGGCTTCAGCACCAGCACCGGCCGCTCGCAGGTCACCGAGGCGACGACGGTTGGTCTGCAACTCAACGTGCCGCTCTTCGCAGGCGGTGCCGTTTCCTCGCGCGAACGCGAGGCAGCGGCTCTGAAGGTGAAGGCCGACGCCGACCTCGAGGACGCCCGGCGCACGGCCGCGCTCGCTGCCCGCCAAGCCTACCTGGGTGTGACCAGCGGTCTCGCGCAGATCAAGGCGCTGGAGGCCGCGAAGGTCTCCTCGACCTCGGCGCTCGACGCGAACCGTCTCGGTTACGAGGTCGGGGTGCGCATCAACATCGACGTCCTGAACGCCCAGAGCCAGCTCGCCGACACCCTGCGCCAGCTTGCTCGGGCCCGCTACGACACGATGCTTGCCCAACTGCGTCTGAAGGCGGCAGCCGGCACCCTCGGCGAAGAGGACATCCAGGTCGTCAACGCCCTGCTGAGCGAATAA
- a CDS encoding rhodanese-like domain-containing protein, translated as MRQMSVTELADWLADPERAKPMLLDVREPAEFDICRIPGAELMPMGTVPARQQELDPDADIVVICHHGGRSAQVCMFLERQGFSRVVNLAGGVHAWAELVDPAMPRY; from the coding sequence ATGCGACAGATGAGCGTCACCGAGCTGGCCGACTGGCTGGCTGACCCCGAACGCGCGAAACCCATGCTGCTCGACGTGCGCGAGCCGGCAGAGTTCGACATCTGCCGCATCCCCGGCGCTGAGCTGATGCCGATGGGCACCGTGCCCGCCCGTCAGCAGGAGCTCGATCCCGATGCCGACATCGTAGTAATCTGCCATCATGGCGGCCGCAGCGCACAGGTCTGCATGTTCCTCGAGAGGCAGGGCTTCTCGCGTGTGGTCAATCTTGCCGGCGGCGTCCATGCGTGGGCCGAGCTGGTTGATCCGGCCATGCCTCGTTACTGA
- a CDS encoding protein-L-isoaspartate O-methyltransferase, which yields MNFERARFNMVEQQIRPWDVLDMDVLDLLMTVKREEFVPSAYKTLAFADGEIPIGCGQVMLKPVIEGKILQALQLKRSDSVLEIGAGSGYFAALLAARTDWVRTIEIEPELAKFASENLNRYGVENVIVEEGDAAGGWSARAPYDVIVVSGGLPMLPQSLLQQLKVGGRLFAFVGDAPVMEGRLVTCTGEGQFKTEDVFETIVPMLKNAQRKDEFRF from the coding sequence ATGAACTTCGAACGTGCCCGCTTCAACATGGTCGAGCAGCAGATCCGCCCTTGGGATGTGCTGGATATGGACGTCCTCGACCTACTGATGACGGTCAAGCGCGAGGAATTCGTTCCCTCCGCCTACAAGACGCTCGCCTTCGCTGACGGCGAGATCCCGATCGGCTGCGGCCAGGTGATGCTCAAGCCGGTGATCGAAGGCAAGATCCTGCAGGCGCTGCAGCTCAAGCGTTCGGACTCCGTGCTCGAGATCGGTGCCGGTTCGGGCTACTTCGCGGCGCTGCTCGCGGCTCGTACCGACTGGGTGCGGACGATCGAAATCGAACCCGAACTCGCCAAGTTCGCGAGCGAAAACCTCAACCGCTACGGCGTCGAGAACGTCATCGTGGAAGAGGGTGACGCCGCCGGGGGCTGGTCGGCCCGCGCGCCCTACGACGTGATCGTCGTCTCGGGCGGACTGCCGATGCTTCCGCAAAGCCTGCTCCAGCAACTGAAGGTCGGCGGCCGCCTGTTCGCCTTCGTCGGCGACGCCCCCGTCATGGAAGGTCGTCTCGTGACCTGTACCGGCGAAGGCCAGTTCAAGACCGAAGACGTTTTTGAAACCATCGTCCCGATGCTGAAGAACGCGCAGCGCAAGGACGAATTCCGCTTCTAA
- a CDS encoding efflux RND transporter permease subunit has protein sequence MNTGSEHRDGRFNISAWGLRHRSLVLYFMIVLTVIGAYSFGRLGQSEDPPFTFKVMVIRTEWPGAAAEEVARQVTDKIEKKLQEVAQVDVVRSFSRPGESMVFFVARDSTPAREIPEVWYQVRKKIGDIRYTLPQGIVGPSFNDEFGDTYGNIFALVGEGLDQAELKRYAEAIRSELLRVHDVAKVSFFGEQPQRVFIELSNTKLATFGLSARDIVSSLAGQNATAGAGFFETGDERIWLRPTGAFDDLDAIRATVIRAQGRSFRLGDVTEVRRGYADPPRERMRFKGEDALGIGVSMRAGGDIIALGKHLDEAVARIEAQLPVGLRLERVADQPRAVSRSVGEFVHVLTEAVVIVMAVSLMSLGLRTGVVVLVIIPVVLAITFLFMNLFDIGLHKISLGALIIALGLLVDDAIIAVEMMATKMEQGWDRVRAASFAYTSTAMPMLSGTLVTAAGFLPIATAASSTGEYTRSIFQVTVIALLVSWVAAVLFVPWLGLHLLPDFRANNGKPSPLARLLARVSPRFAERMAARRAAHAHAQHDEHAIYHTPFYSRFRALVEACVAHRWRVIALTVAIFIASLVVFVRFVPQQFFPDSTRPELLIDLRLAEGASHDATERAVKRIEAFLDGESGIDNYVAWLGGGSPRFYLPLDQQLEQTSFAQFVVLTDGPASREALRAKLIALFEQGPPDVLGVVNRLENGPPVGFPVQYRVSGQNIDEARRVAHQVAEVMRGNAELSNVHLDWEEPSKRVGLRIDQDKARLLGLSSQDVATLLNTSLQGLAVTQFREGTETIDVLLRGAESERVHLGLLPDLAIPTGNGHSVSLSQIATPEYGFEQGVIWRRNRVPTVTVRATLYGNVQPAAIVAQLAPQIDALQAKLPLGAHIEVGGSVEESAKGGGSVAAGMPLFIIAVLTVLMLQLQSFSRVAMVVLTAPLGLVGVTTFLLAFHKPFGFVAMLGTIALSGMIMRNAVILVDQIRQDREAGRSAWEAVVESTVRRFRPIMLTAAAAILAMIPLTRSAFFGPMAVAIMGGLTVATLLTLIFLPALYAAWYRVARETTEASGSSRPLATQQVS, from the coding sequence ATGAACACCGGCTCCGAACATCGCGACGGACGCTTCAACATCTCGGCCTGGGGCCTGCGTCACCGGTCGCTCGTCCTCTACTTCATGATCGTGCTGACCGTGATCGGCGCGTACTCCTTCGGACGGCTCGGCCAGTCCGAGGATCCGCCCTTCACGTTCAAGGTGATGGTGATCCGCACCGAGTGGCCGGGCGCCGCCGCAGAGGAGGTCGCGCGCCAGGTCACCGACAAGATCGAGAAGAAGCTGCAGGAGGTCGCGCAGGTCGACGTCGTCCGCAGCTTCTCGCGGCCCGGCGAATCGATGGTCTTCTTCGTCGCCCGCGACTCGACGCCGGCGCGCGAGATCCCCGAGGTCTGGTACCAGGTGCGCAAGAAGATCGGCGACATCCGCTACACGCTGCCGCAAGGCATTGTCGGCCCCAGTTTCAACGACGAGTTCGGCGACACCTACGGCAACATCTTCGCGCTGGTCGGCGAAGGGCTCGACCAAGCGGAGCTCAAGCGCTACGCGGAGGCGATCCGCAGCGAACTGCTGCGCGTGCACGACGTCGCGAAGGTCAGCTTCTTTGGCGAGCAGCCGCAACGCGTCTTCATCGAACTGTCGAACACCAAGCTCGCGACCTTCGGCCTTTCCGCGCGCGACATCGTCTCGTCGCTCGCCGGCCAAAACGCCACGGCCGGCGCCGGCTTCTTCGAGACCGGCGACGAACGGATCTGGCTGCGCCCGACCGGCGCCTTCGACGACCTCGATGCGATCCGCGCGACCGTGATCCGCGCGCAAGGCCGCAGCTTCCGCCTCGGCGACGTCACCGAGGTCCGCCGCGGCTATGCCGATCCGCCACGCGAACGCATGCGCTTCAAGGGCGAGGACGCGCTCGGCATCGGCGTCTCGATGCGCGCGGGCGGCGACATCATCGCGCTCGGCAAGCACCTCGACGAGGCCGTCGCGCGCATCGAAGCGCAACTGCCGGTCGGTCTGCGCCTGGAGCGCGTCGCCGACCAGCCGCGCGCCGTGTCCCGCTCGGTCGGCGAGTTCGTGCATGTGCTCACCGAGGCCGTCGTGATCGTGATGGCCGTGAGCCTGATGTCGCTCGGCCTGCGCACCGGCGTCGTCGTGCTCGTGATCATCCCGGTCGTGCTCGCGATCACCTTCCTCTTCATGAACCTCTTCGACATCGGCCTGCACAAGATCTCGCTCGGCGCGCTGATCATTGCGCTGGGCCTGCTGGTCGACGACGCCATCATCGCCGTCGAGATGATGGCGACGAAGATGGAGCAGGGCTGGGACCGCGTCCGCGCGGCGAGCTTCGCCTACACCTCGACCGCGATGCCGATGCTCTCCGGCACGCTCGTCACCGCCGCCGGCTTCCTGCCGATCGCGACCGCCGCATCCTCGACCGGCGAATACACGCGCTCGATCTTCCAGGTCACCGTGATCGCGCTGCTCGTGTCCTGGGTCGCTGCCGTGCTCTTCGTGCCCTGGCTCGGCCTGCACCTGCTGCCGGACTTTCGCGCCAACAACGGCAAGCCTTCGCCGCTCGCGCGCCTCCTCGCACGGGTCTCGCCACGCTTCGCCGAGCGAATGGCCGCGCGTCGTGCGGCGCACGCCCACGCGCAGCACGACGAGCACGCGATCTACCACACCCCCTTCTACAGCCGCTTCCGCGCCCTCGTCGAAGCCTGCGTCGCCCACCGCTGGCGCGTGATCGCGCTGACCGTCGCGATCTTCATCGCTTCCCTCGTCGTCTTCGTGCGCTTCGTGCCGCAGCAGTTCTTCCCCGACTCGACCCGCCCCGAGTTGCTGATCGACCTGCGTCTCGCCGAAGGCGCGTCGCACGACGCGACCGAGCGCGCGGTCAAGCGCATCGAAGCCTTTCTCGACGGCGAATCCGGCATCGACAACTACGTCGCTTGGCTCGGCGGCGGCAGTCCGCGCTTCTACCTGCCGCTCGATCAGCAGCTCGAACAGACCAGCTTCGCCCAGTTCGTCGTCCTGACCGACGGCCCCGCCTCCCGCGAGGCCCTGCGCGCGAAGCTGATCGCGCTGTTCGAGCAGGGGCCGCCCGACGTGCTCGGCGTCGTCAATCGCCTCGAAAACGGTCCGCCGGTCGGCTTCCCGGTCCAGTACCGCGTCAGCGGCCAGAACATCGATGAGGCGCGTCGCGTCGCGCATCAGGTCGCCGAAGTCATGCGCGGCAACGCCGAGCTCTCGAACGTGCATCTCGACTGGGAAGAGCCCTCGAAACGTGTCGGCTTGCGCATCGACCAGGACAAGGCACGCCTGCTGGGGCTCTCCAGCCAGGATGTTGCGACGCTTTTGAACACCTCGCTGCAGGGGCTCGCCGTCACGCAGTTCCGCGAAGGCACCGAGACCATCGATGTGCTGCTGCGCGGCGCCGAGTCCGAACGTGTCCATCTCGGCCTGCTGCCGGACCTCGCGATCCCGACCGGCAACGGCCACAGCGTCTCGCTGTCGCAGATCGCGACCCCGGAATACGGCTTCGAGCAAGGCGTGATCTGGCGCCGCAACCGCGTGCCCACCGTCACCGTGCGCGCAACCCTGTACGGCAACGTCCAGCCCGCCGCCATCGTCGCCCAGCTCGCGCCGCAGATCGACGCGCTGCAGGCCAAGCTGCCGCTCGGCGCCCACATCGAAGTCGGCGGGTCGGTCGAGGAGAGCGCCAAAGGCGGCGGCTCGGTCGCGGCCGGGATGCCGCTTTTCATCATTGCCGTGCTGACGGTGCTGATGCTCCAGCTGCAGAGCTTCTCCCGCGTCGCGATGGTCGTGCTGACCGCGCCGCTCGGGCTCGTCGGCGTGACGACCTTCCTGCTTGCGTTCCACAAGCCCTTCGGTTTCGTTGCGATGCTCGGCACCATCGCGCTGTCGGGGATGATCATGCGCAACGCGGTGATCCTGGTCGACCAGATCCGCCAGGACCGCGAGGCCGGGCGCAGCGCCTGGGAGGCCGTCGTCGAATCGACCGTGCGTCGCTTCCGTCCGATCATGCTGACCGCCGCCGCGGCGATCCTTGCGATGATTCCGCTCACACGCAGTGCCTTCTTCGGTCCGATGGCGGTGGCGATCATGGGTGGGCTGACCGTCGCGACGCTGCTGACGCTGATCTTTCTACCTGCGTTGTATGCGGCCTGGTATCGGGTGGCGCGCGAAACCACTGAAGCGTCCGGATCATCGCGGCCTCTTGCGACGCAACAAGTGAGTTAG
- a CDS encoding efflux RND transporter periplasmic adaptor subunit, translating into MKVLANALVAAVVLAACSGPTVPEKAPRAVIVRTLSASGSAPSLNVYTGEVKARHEADLGFRIGGKLIERRVDVGAQVRAGQVLARLDPQDTRLAEQAAGAAVAAAEADAALARAELSRVEGLHAKNFVSASALDTRRTTLQAAEARLRQARAQASTAGNQTAYATLVADHDGVVTAAMGEAGQVVSAGQAVVRIARPEEREVLIAVPESRIATLVPGMPAVIRAWASPQKDYPAIVREIAPAADTATRSYAVRVSIPGADVGLPLGATASVAFATAGTAQTLLPLTAVTRADGRTSVWIVDDASQVRPVEVDVGEFREDGVAIRGGLPSGARVVLTGVHRLVAGETVRPVDENAPVALDMRK; encoded by the coding sequence ATGAAAGTCCTGGCAAACGCATTGGTGGCTGCCGTCGTGCTGGCGGCCTGTTCCGGCCCGACCGTGCCGGAGAAGGCTCCCCGCGCAGTGATCGTGCGAACCCTTTCGGCATCCGGCAGCGCACCGAGCCTCAACGTCTACACGGGCGAAGTGAAGGCCCGCCACGAAGCCGACCTCGGTTTCCGCATCGGCGGCAAGCTCATTGAGCGTCGCGTCGATGTCGGCGCCCAGGTGCGGGCCGGCCAGGTCCTCGCGCGGCTCGACCCGCAGGATACCCGGCTCGCCGAACAGGCCGCCGGCGCAGCCGTCGCTGCGGCCGAGGCCGACGCCGCGCTCGCGCGCGCCGAGCTGTCGCGCGTCGAGGGATTGCATGCGAAGAACTTCGTCAGCGCGTCGGCCCTCGATACGCGCAGGACTACCTTACAGGCCGCCGAAGCGCGGCTGCGCCAGGCCCGTGCCCAGGCCTCGACAGCCGGCAACCAGACCGCGTACGCGACGCTTGTCGCCGACCACGACGGCGTCGTTACCGCGGCGATGGGCGAAGCCGGCCAAGTGGTCTCCGCCGGTCAGGCCGTCGTGCGCATCGCGCGGCCCGAGGAGCGTGAAGTGCTGATCGCCGTCCCGGAAAGCCGCATCGCGACGCTCGTGCCCGGCATGCCGGCCGTGATCCGCGCCTGGGCGAGCCCGCAGAAAGACTACCCGGCAATAGTGCGCGAGATCGCCCCGGCGGCCGACACCGCGACCCGCAGCTACGCCGTGCGCGTGAGCATCCCCGGAGCGGACGTCGGCTTGCCGCTCGGCGCCACCGCGAGCGTCGCGTTTGCGACGGCCGGTACGGCGCAGACCCTGCTGCCGCTCACTGCGGTGACGCGCGCCGACGGGCGCACAAGCGTCTGGATCGTCGACGACGCATCGCAAGTCCGGCCGGTCGAGGTCGATGTCGGCGAATTCCGCGAGGACGGTGTCGCGATCCGCGGCGGTCTGCCGTCGGGCGCACGTGTCGTGCTGACCGGCGTGCATCGACTGGTCGCCGGCGAGACTGTTCGCCCCGTCGACGAGAACGCGCCCGTCGCGCTGGATATGCGCAAATGA